A window from Aquabacterium sp. NJ1 encodes these proteins:
- the tkt gene encoding transketolase: protein MPNSTKNITAMANAIRALAMDAVQQANSGHPGAPMGMADMAVALWSRHLRHHPAQPQWADRDRFVLSNGHASMLIYSLLHLTGYELSIDDLKAFRQMHSKTPGHPEVGVTPGVETTTGPLGQGITNAVGFALAEKMLAAEFNREGHSIVNHHTYVFMGDGCLMEGISHEAAALAGAWKLNKLVALYDDNGISIDGQVAPWFVDDTPKRFEAYGWNVIGPVDGHDVDAVDGAIEKAKMSADKPTLIVCKTAIGHGSPNRANTAKAHGEPLGGDEIKLTREALGWPHEAFVIPEEVYGDWNARADGELLVNDWNQRFDAYKAAFPELAAEFTRRMAGELPANFAEIAVQAVASAHDKAETVASRKASQIALEFFTAAVPEMLGGSADLTGSNLTNTKSTPAFRVDEEGAVVLTDGKPGRHINYGVREFGMAAIMNGVALHGGYIPYAGTFLTFSDYSRNAIRMAALMKQRVIHVFTHDSIGLGEDGPTHQSVEHAASLRLIPGLDVWRPADTTETAVAWTIALANKNRPSALLLSRQNLPYAPKQDADVITQGAYVLAEPSEVGLKKKAVAVIIATGSEVQLALHAQAELAKLGIPVRVVSMPSTTVFDRQPVEYKKAVLPANLPRIAVEAGVTDGWWKYGCAAVVGIDTYGESAPAGVLFKHFGFTTENVVATVRKVLSLKK from the coding sequence ATGCCCAACTCCACCAAGAACATCACTGCCATGGCCAACGCCATCCGTGCGCTTGCCATGGATGCCGTCCAGCAGGCTAATTCCGGTCACCCAGGCGCCCCGATGGGCATGGCCGACATGGCAGTGGCGTTGTGGAGCCGCCATCTGCGCCACCATCCGGCGCAGCCCCAATGGGCGGACCGTGACCGCTTCGTGCTGTCCAACGGCCACGCCTCGATGCTGATCTACTCGCTGCTGCATCTCACGGGCTACGAGCTGTCGATCGACGACCTCAAGGCCTTCCGCCAGATGCACAGCAAGACACCGGGCCACCCTGAAGTGGGCGTCACGCCGGGTGTCGAAACCACCACGGGCCCGCTGGGGCAGGGCATCACCAATGCCGTGGGTTTTGCGTTGGCTGAAAAAATGCTGGCAGCCGAGTTCAACCGCGAAGGCCACAGCATCGTCAACCACCACACCTATGTGTTCATGGGTGACGGTTGCCTGATGGAAGGCATCAGCCACGAAGCCGCCGCCCTGGCTGGCGCCTGGAAGCTCAACAAGCTGGTCGCCCTGTACGACGACAACGGCATCTCGATCGACGGCCAGGTTGCCCCCTGGTTCGTGGACGACACCCCCAAGCGTTTCGAGGCCTATGGCTGGAACGTGATTGGCCCGGTGGACGGCCATGATGTGGACGCCGTGGACGGCGCCATCGAGAAGGCCAAGATGAGCGCCGACAAGCCCACGCTGATCGTGTGCAAGACGGCCATCGGCCATGGCTCGCCCAACCGCGCCAACACGGCCAAGGCCCACGGCGAGCCCCTGGGTGGCGACGAGATCAAGCTGACCCGTGAAGCCCTGGGTTGGCCGCACGAGGCCTTCGTGATCCCCGAAGAGGTGTATGGCGACTGGAACGCCAGGGCCGATGGTGAGCTGCTGGTCAATGACTGGAATCAGCGTTTCGACGCCTACAAGGCCGCCTTCCCTGAGCTGGCAGCCGAGTTCACGCGCCGCATGGCCGGCGAGTTGCCCGCCAACTTCGCCGAGATCGCGGTGCAGGCCGTGGCGTCTGCGCACGATAAGGCCGAGACCGTGGCCAGCCGCAAGGCCAGCCAGATCGCGCTGGAGTTCTTCACGGCCGCCGTGCCGGAAATGCTGGGCGGCTCGGCCGACCTGACCGGCTCGAACCTGACCAATACCAAGAGCACCCCCGCCTTCCGCGTGGACGAAGAAGGCGCCGTGGTCCTGACCGACGGCAAGCCCGGCCGCCACATCAACTACGGTGTGCGCGAGTTCGGCATGGCCGCCATCATGAACGGCGTGGCCCTGCACGGCGGCTACATCCCCTACGCCGGCACGTTCCTGACCTTCTCTGACTACAGCCGCAACGCCATCCGCATGGCCGCGCTGATGAAGCAGCGCGTGATTCACGTGTTCACGCATGACTCCATCGGCCTGGGCGAAGACGGCCCGACCCACCAGTCGGTCGAGCACGCCGCCAGCCTGCGCCTGATCCCTGGCCTGGACGTGTGGCGCCCGGCCGATACGACCGAAACGGCCGTGGCCTGGACCATTGCCCTGGCCAACAAGAACCGCCCCTCGGCGCTGCTGCTGTCGCGCCAGAACCTGCCGTACGCACCCAAGCAGGATGCGGATGTCATCACGCAAGGCGCGTATGTTTTGGCCGAGCCCTCAGAAGTGGGGTTGAAGAAAAAGGCCGTTGCCGTGATCATCGCGACCGGCTCCGAAGTGCAACTGGCGCTGCACGCCCAGGCCGAGCTGGCCAAGCTGGGCATCCCTGTGCGCGTGGTGTCCATGCCCTCGACCACCGTGTTCGACCGCCAGCCGGTCGAGTACAAGAAGGCCGTGCTGCCCGCCAACCTGCCGCGCATCGCGGTCGAGGCCGGCGTGACGGACGGCTGGTGGAAGTACGGTTGTGCGGCGGTGGTCGGCATCGACACCTATGGCGAATCGGCCCCGGCTGGCGTGCTGTTCAAGCACTTCGGCTTCACCACCGAGAACGTGGTGGCCACGGTTCGCAAGGTGTTGTCGCTCAAGAAGTAA
- the gap gene encoding type I glyceraldehyde-3-phosphate dehydrogenase has product MAIKIGINGFGRIGRMVFRAAIQNFNDIEIVGINDLLEPDYLAYMLKYDSVHGRFKGEVSVDGNTLIVNGKPIRLTAVKNPAELKWDEVGADVVVESTGLFLTKETAEAHIKAGAKKVIMSAPSKDDTPMFVYGVNDKTYAGQAIISNASCTTNCLAPVAKVLNDTFGIKRGLMTTVHAATATQKTVDGPSNKDWRGGRGILENIIPSSTGAAKAVGVVIPELNKKLTGMAFRVPTSDVSVVDLTVELNKEASYDDICKAMKAASEGAMKGVLGYTEDKVVATDFRGESCTSVFDAEAGIALDKTFVKVVSWYDNEWGYSNKVLEMARVIAK; this is encoded by the coding sequence ATGGCTATCAAGATTGGTATCAACGGCTTCGGTCGCATCGGCCGCATGGTGTTCCGCGCTGCCATCCAGAACTTCAACGACATCGAAATCGTCGGTATCAATGACCTGCTGGAGCCCGACTACCTGGCCTACATGCTGAAGTACGACTCGGTGCATGGCCGCTTCAAGGGCGAGGTTTCGGTTGACGGCAACACCCTGATCGTCAACGGCAAGCCCATCCGCCTGACCGCCGTGAAGAACCCCGCTGAACTGAAGTGGGACGAAGTCGGCGCCGACGTGGTGGTCGAATCGACCGGCCTGTTCCTGACCAAGGAAACCGCTGAAGCCCACATCAAGGCTGGCGCCAAGAAGGTCATCATGTCGGCCCCCTCGAAGGACGACACCCCGATGTTCGTCTACGGCGTGAACGACAAGACCTACGCCGGCCAGGCCATCATCTCCAACGCTTCGTGCACCACCAACTGCCTGGCCCCCGTGGCCAAGGTGCTGAACGACACCTTCGGCATCAAGCGCGGCCTGATGACGACTGTGCACGCAGCGACTGCCACGCAGAAGACCGTGGACGGCCCGTCGAACAAGGACTGGCGCGGCGGCCGCGGCATCCTGGAAAACATCATTCCTTCGAGCACTGGCGCTGCCAAGGCCGTGGGCGTGGTGATCCCTGAGCTGAACAAGAAGCTGACCGGCATGGCCTTCCGCGTGCCCACCTCTGACGTGTCGGTCGTTGACCTGACCGTCGAGCTGAACAAGGAAGCTTCGTACGATGACATCTGCAAGGCCATGAAGGCCGCCTCCGAAGGCGCCATGAAGGGCGTGCTGGGTTACACCGAAGACAAGGTGGTCGCCACCGACTTCCGCGGCGAAAGCTGCACCTCGGTGTTCGATGCCGAAGCCGGTATCGCCCTGGACAAGACCTTCGTGAAGGTCGTCTCCTGGTACGACAACGAGTGGGGCTACTCGAACAAGGTGCTGGAGATGGCGCGCGTTATCGCCAAGTAA